The following is a genomic window from Parabacteroides johnsonii DSM 18315.
GATAATCTGTGAGTTGGTAATGGAACGACTGTTTATGTCCAAAGTCGCTTCCATTTCTTCATCACCATAGTTGCCAATCAGAAGATTCAGCACTGGAATATCTTTTGTTATGGCTACTTTGTTGTTCATAGCGTATAAGAAGGAATCCAGATTGTTGTCAGACATCAGATAGTCACGTCCACGAAGCATTTCTGCTGCGATAATTCGAGAAAGAGTAGCGTTTTGAGTCCAATCAATATTCAAGTCTGCATATCTTAGCTTTAACAATGCTGAATATAAGGTACTTAAATCATGCATCGTGAAAAAACTTGGTATGATTCTGGCTGATGACACTGATAGCTGTATATCCTTATAATCATCTATGGAACGTTTTGTAGGCAAACTTAGTCCCACGATGAAGCAGATACGCATTACCTTATTCTGATTCAAGTTTATACGTTTCTCCCGATCAGCTGTTCTGGAAAGATTGATTTTTGATTCAATCAGTTCCTTGATTGGATTGATTGCGTCAAACAATCCTTCCATCTGGCGCGTATTTGAAAAATTTATGATGCTCATTTCTTTTACTGATTAAGAGTTAAACCAAAATAACCGTCTTCAACCGTAGTATTCTGTGCTTCTACATTGCGATGAAGTGTATAGGTTTTGGAAATAAACGGTTCCAGTTTGATGTAGTCGCTGTCTGTTCTGATTTCAGAGGTCGTACAAAGCAAAATCGTTTGTTCTGCCAATTGTGGAAAATATTCTTCCATCAAGGCATCACGACTTTCATTATCAAGAACACCCATTACTGTATCAATCATTACAGGTGGATTATAATCTCCCAGGTTTCGCAATACTTTCAATAAAACCTGGATGAAGATTTGTTTGGATGCAGCATTAAGCTGATTCAATGAAATCTCATTTCCGGCAGTATGATAGAGTTTTATATTGAATTGTTCAATGCTGTCGGACAACTCAACTTTGGCTACATGACCTTTATATGAAACCAGTAACTTGTTGAGTTGCTGTTGCATTTCACTTTCAATCTGGGCTTTTTTCTTCTTCAGCAAACTGTCTGCAATCTTTTCAAACAGAGGTTTAAGCTTGACCAAAGTGTCGAATTTAATATCAGGTTCTTGCTGGATTTGTACATCAAACTGATGAATCCGTTTCTCAAGACGTTGAATGTCTGCTTTCAGAGCCGCTTCCTGACCTTTCAGTTTCTCTATCTGTTTTTGAGCGGCTTCATAATTTTGAATTAGATATTCATTACCACCGGCCTGTGTTTGTTCCAAGGTCTGTTTTTGCGAACGTAAGTTATCCAACGTGGAAAGTTGAATTTCCAGTTCCTGGCGTTGGCGGTCAAGTGCAATGAACTGATTGGAGCCAGTTCTTTTTACCAAGTTGGATAAAGCGGTTACTTCCGCTTCGTCAAGATAACCAAAAGGATCTTCTTTATTAGTACTATTTTGGATAGCTACAATATGAGATACAACCTGTTCTTCATCCACAGATTCACTGCATAGTGACAAATCTTTTAAGTAAGTTATAATTTTATTTGTCACGTCTTTCAATGTCTCCAACGGATAAGCACCAGTATTCTCTTTCTGAAGTTGTTCCTTTATGTGGAGGATATTATTGATTTCTTGTGCCAGGTTCGAAGCTAATTTAGGTAAGAATAAATCAATTTCTATGTTATCAACAAATGCTTTCAAGTCCTCAGCATACGTTGCTGCACGTTTTACAATATCGTCAATTTTACTGGCAAGTTCCTGTATCTTCTTATTAAGGGCAGATGCTTCTTGGGCACCGTCTTTTGCCCGTTTATATTCCACTTCTACCGACGCAAGATACTTATATTTTGTATCTTGTTCCGCTATACACGTATTTAAGTCTGCGGTCAGTTTGTCTTTTTGTGCGCATAATTCATTATATTCCTGTGCTTCTTTTTCTGCTTCAAGACGTTGCTGTGCCCATTCTTGCTGTAGTTTTTCAGCAGCACGCTTTAACTGAAGGTATTTTTTGAAGCCCAACACATTCTCAAAATTATCACGAATGGTTTGGGCAAATACATTTTTCTTCAGCAATTCACTCGATTGCATTGCATCAAACAGGAAATACTGGCTCAGTTCCTGAGGCAGATTAGCTTTGATGATTTTATTGATTTCCTGTTCTGCTTTTACCCGGTCTTTGGGAGCAGTCATTGTACCGTAAACATACATGTTCCCGTTCATGTTCAGCGATACGCTTTCCAATGGCTTGCCTTGCGGATTTAACTGATAAACACGCTTTAATATGTACTTCTGTTGCTGGCCGAGTACTTTCCCTACAAATGTTATTTGTAAGGAAATCTCAGGTTTGGCTGTATTTAAGGCTCCCTGATTGAGCAATTCCATGAAATGCTCTTTGTTTTCAATTTTCAAACCATAAAGAGCTCCGCTTATGGCCTCGAATAAAGTAGTCTTACCGCCACCATTTGCACCGCCAATCAGAATAATAGGGCGATCGTCATCGACTGTCAAATCCAGATCAAGTGACAAGTAAGTCTTATAATTGCTTATTTTAATTCTCTGTATCAGCATAATCGTATTTATTGACGTATTTTTTGGATTGCATTACGGATGATGTCTTCCGTTTCATTATCACTCATTTCTATCACGTCAACCTTCTTGGCATGATAGGCCTTCAGAATATCTTCACTTAACCAGTCAAAATCTACACCTTCCGCTTCACAGATTGCTTCTATCATAGCTAAATCATCTTTGCGGATGCCGTAGTGAACAAATTTCGGATCTATACCTTTAGCCATAATCTTTATGCGTTTTCAGGATAAAAAGCATCCCAGTTTAACAAATCAGTAGTATTCTCAATAGGTAGTTTGGAATATAGCCAGTTACTTCCATCTTGAATGATAACTCCTCCATAAAGAGGTGTATCTTTAGTTGAATATTCCTGGCTATATTGCAACAAGGCATTATGTTTCTCCGGAGCAGTTACATCACTTCCGGCACTTTTCGTATCGAAAAGATATACATGTCCATTCTTCATACGGATAACAAAATCAACGTAAAATAAAGATTTTCCGTATGCAATGGCATAATGTTGTTTTCCTTTGTCCCCATTCTTATACCACCAGTCAATCCATTGTGAATGTTCTTCCAAATATTTCACAAATTCCTTCTCTGGATTAGAAGCTTCGTTAAGTTGTACGAATGGCAACAAAGCATGATTTTTTGCAGTCTCAATATGGTTGGTTTCACTGTCATAGACTCTTTCTTCCGGAACTTCCCAGTTGTATTGTTTTAATTCTCTGGCAGCGGCAGATCTTCTTTTCGCATGTTCTCTTTTACGGGCGTATGTTTCTAAGGCCATGTCCAGCAAACGGTCAAACTTTGGTTTGTTATCATAATAAAGGACTACCTTTTTTGCATCAGTATCGAAGACTCCAAAATAGTCAGCAAGCATTTCAAGCAGGTAGTTGGCTATTTTATCAGCTCTACCTTTACTCTCAAATTGATGTCCTTTACCGCTTATATATGCCATAAATACGCGGTCTATTTCAGATGCTTTACGGGCAAAGCGCACTTGATCTACTTTCAATATCTGTTCTTCATTCTGGAAGTGTACATCTTTCGGAATCTCCACATTGATTGTCTTGACATCCAAACGAATTGAATTCTTTACCCGTCTTCTGTTTTCATTTACTAAATCGTCATCACTTTCCGGCAACGGAGTAAATTCAGCATTATCATTTCTTAAGGTGGCCAATTCTGCGATAGAAAACAAGCCGGCACCTCTTTCCAGTTTCCAGAATTCATCTGCTACTTCATACAATGTTTTCTTGAAGTCTGGCCCCAAATAATTTCGTTCCACATTAGGACGTTCTGAATAGTAAGCCGGTAGAGACACATTCTCAAGATTTTCACGTCTGCATGCCGTAATTGTATTTTTCAGGATATAGTCAGAGTCGGCTGTGACAATCTGAATTTTATCTTTTGCAATATCGGTATAAACATAACCGATATTAAGCTGTTCTTTCGGATAATGTTTCTGTTCCGGCATTCTCAGAATACGTCCTACGGTTTGTATTGTAAACTGGTCGCTTTGCAATTTTCTGAAGATCAAAAGAACAGCTGCACGAGGGCAGTCCCAACCCAAAGCAATTGCTTCTTTGAATAGCAATACTTGCGTCATATTATCGGGACGTTCCAGTCCGGCGAGATTCTCTTTTTCGTTGGCGAGCCATACGGCCAATAATCCATTTTCGGCGGTTATCCCGCATATAGCTTCCAAATAGGTTTTCACCTGTTCTGCGATAGCTTGATCTTCCGAAGTCATGGTTTCCTTCACATCGTTGGGCAGCTGGATAAGTAATAGGGGATTGATTTTGACGCCCAATTCCTGATAAAGCTCAGCCAACTGATTACGTTTTGCCAATGCCGCCTTAATCAGATTTTCGTTCAGTGTGCGTTCTTCACTGAAATCCAGTTCTATATCCGGATTCAGCACGACTTCTTTCTTAATCATTTCAGCCGCAATAACATCCTGTCGGTAAACTTTTACTTTTTCATCAGGATGAAGTGTCTTGGGAGTGGCCGAAATACGCAGTTCCACAGCCGGATTGATACGTTCCAGCACTGCTGCCGATTTATCGGCAGTTT
Proteins encoded in this region:
- a CDS encoding AAA family ATPase produces the protein MLIQRIKISNYKTYLSLDLDLTVDDDRPIILIGGANGGGKTTLFEAISGALYGLKIENKEHFMELLNQGALNTAKPEISLQITFVGKVLGQQQKYILKRVYQLNPQGKPLESVSLNMNGNMYVYGTMTAPKDRVKAEQEINKIIKANLPQELSQYFLFDAMQSSELLKKNVFAQTIRDNFENVLGFKKYLQLKRAAEKLQQEWAQQRLEAEKEAQEYNELCAQKDKLTADLNTCIAEQDTKYKYLASVEVEYKRAKDGAQEASALNKKIQELASKIDDIVKRAATYAEDLKAFVDNIEIDLFLPKLASNLAQEINNILHIKEQLQKENTGAYPLETLKDVTNKIITYLKDLSLCSESVDEEQVVSHIVAIQNSTNKEDPFGYLDEAEVTALSNLVKRTGSNQFIALDRQRQELEIQLSTLDNLRSQKQTLEQTQAGGNEYLIQNYEAAQKQIEKLKGQEAALKADIQRLEKRIHQFDVQIQQEPDIKFDTLVKLKPLFEKIADSLLKKKKAQIESEMQQQLNKLLVSYKGHVAKVELSDSIEQFNIKLYHTAGNEISLNQLNAASKQIFIQVLLKVLRNLGDYNPPVMIDTVMGVLDNESRDALMEEYFPQLAEQTILLCTTSEIRTDSDYIKLEPFISKTYTLHRNVEAQNTTVEDGYFGLTLNQ
- a CDS encoding DNA modification system-associated small protein; the encoded protein is MAKGIDPKFVHYGIRKDDLAMIEAICEAEGVDFDWLSEDILKAYHAKKVDVIEMSDNETEDIIRNAIQKIRQ
- a CDS encoding DEAD/DEAH box helicase codes for the protein MKNIPYQQNAVNELTDKTIRLLNLGGKRHKIVCEAPTGAGKTVMTCQALANITDELKERGDSRYQEVAYIWFAPRKLHLQSYVSLKNAFGETRKLRPVMFDEIDQSEGIQSGEILFVNWESVNKESNVMVRENESFASLYEIARRTQEEYDLPIVAIIDEEHMFWSKTADKSAAVLERINPAVELRISATPKTLHPDEKVKVYRQDVIAAEMIKKEVVLNPDIELDFSEERTLNENLIKAALAKRNQLAELYQELGVKINPLLLIQLPNDVKETMTSEDQAIAEQVKTYLEAICGITAENGLLAVWLANEKENLAGLERPDNMTQVLLFKEAIALGWDCPRAAVLLIFRKLQSDQFTIQTVGRILRMPEQKHYPKEQLNIGYVYTDIAKDKIQIVTADSDYILKNTITACRRENLENVSLPAYYSERPNVERNYLGPDFKKTLYEVADEFWKLERGAGLFSIAELATLRNDNAEFTPLPESDDDLVNENRRRVKNSIRLDVKTINVEIPKDVHFQNEEQILKVDQVRFARKASEIDRVFMAYISGKGHQFESKGRADKIANYLLEMLADYFGVFDTDAKKVVLYYDNKPKFDRLLDMALETYARKREHAKRRSAAARELKQYNWEVPEERVYDSETNHIETAKNHALLPFVQLNEASNPEKEFVKYLEEHSQWIDWWYKNGDKGKQHYAIAYGKSLFYVDFVIRMKNGHVYLFDTKSAGSDVTAPEKHNALLQYSQEYSTKDTPLYGGVIIQDGSNWLYSKLPIENTTDLLNWDAFYPENA